In Anabrus simplex isolate iqAnaSimp1 chromosome 12, ASM4041472v1, whole genome shotgun sequence, a genomic segment contains:
- the LOC136884473 gene encoding collagen alpha-1(II) chain, translating to MKTFLVLALLSTLSVVALAQFGGWRGPGGWGGEGRWGDWEGRGNWGGDRDWEDGQRWGGQSQREGRPWWGGRPQWEGQGPSGRQGQQGQQGQPGQQGPWGAQGQQGQPGQQGPWGAQGQQGQQGQQGPWGAQGQQGQPGQQGPWGAQGQQGQPGQQGPWGAQGQQGQPGQPGQQGPWGAPGQQGQQRQPGQQGPWGGPGQQGQQGQQGPWAGPQGPQGSQGQQGQQGPWGAPGQQGAQGQQGPQGSQGQQGQQGPWGGPQGPQGSQGQQGPQGQQGQQGPWGGPQGPQGPQGQQGQQGQQGQQGQQGPPPPQIQNSTSAN from the exons ATGAAGACATTCCTG GTACTAGCATTGTTGTCAACTCTGTCTGTGGTGGCCTTGGCCCAGTTTGGTGGCTGGAGAGGTCCCGGAGGATGGGGTGGAGAGGGACGATGGGGAGACTGGGAAGGTCGAGGAAATTGGGGAGGTGATCGCGATTGGGAAGATGGACAACGATGGGGAGGTCAGTCCCAGCGGGAAGGTCGACCTTGGTGGGGAGGTCGACCCCAGTGGGAAGGTCAAGGACCCTCTGGTAGACAAGGACAACAAGGACAGCAAGGGCAACCAGGGCAACAAGGGCCCTGGGGTGCACAAGGACAACAAGGGCAACCAGGACAACAAGGGCCCTGGGGTGCACAAGGACAGCAAGGGCAACAAGGGCAACAAGGGCCCTGGGGTGCACAAGGACAACAAGGGCAACCAGGACAACAAGGGCCCTGGGGTGCACAAGGACAACAAGGGCAACCAGGACAACAGGGACCCTGGGGTGCACAAGGACAACAAGGACAACCAGGGCAACCAGGACAACAGGGACCCTGGGGTGCACCAGGACAGCAAGGACAACAACGGCAACCAGGACAACAAGGACCCTGGGGTGGACCAGGACAACAAGGACAACAAGGGCAACAAGGACCCTGGGCAGGACCACAAGGACCCCAAGGATCCCAAGGACAGCAAGGACAACAAGGACCCTGGGGCGCACCAGGACAACAAGGAGCACAAGGACAACAAGGACCCCAAGGATCCCAAGGACAGCAAGGACAACAAGGACCCTGGGGAGGACCTCAAGGACCCCAAGGTTCCCAAGGACAACAAGGACCCCAAGGACAACAAGGACAACAAGGACCCTGGGGAGGACCACAAGGACCCCAAGGACCCCAAGGACAACAAGGACAGCAAGGACAACAAGGACAGCAAGGACAACAAGGACCTCCACCACCACAGATCCAGAACAGCACCTCTGCAAACTAG